From Equus przewalskii isolate Varuska chromosome 2, EquPr2, whole genome shotgun sequence:
AAGAATCACCTTGCACTAGAGACCTTGGCTCCATCCCATTGTTTCTAGTTCCTTTGGCAATTCTATATGTTGAGAGGACAACACGCCACTTTGCACTTGTTGCTGTATTCTCTTGGAATTGTTCCTGCTCTGTTTCATTAGTCCTGGTCTGATTTGAAGGCAGGAATGGGACTTCACTTTGTACGCGTGTCATCTCCCCCAGAATACCTAGGACACAGAGAGCCTGGAGTAGCTCTGCTGGGCTGCACACAGAATGTTAGCGTAGTGAAATTGAATCACATAAGCCACGTCCTATTTTGGAGATGAGAGAAACTTACCTCTTGGAAAGAATCAATCAAATTGTCagcatttctctttcctccagggcGCAATCCATAGGACCAGTGTTGGCTGGAGCAGCCCACCACACATAAAGTCAGCAGAATAAGTCCAGCTAGAAGTTTGGGAATCGGCTCCATTCTAAGGAACATCAATGCAATAATCAAAAGAGACTCAGATGGGCAGAGAAACACCTCTTTGGTGACAAGCCTAACATTGGTATCGCTAACCCTGCCGAAGATGCACGTGGGAGTCATCTACAGTTTTCACACAGACACTAAAACGCGCATACCCATTTGCTTGCCTTGAGTTTCCAGTAACCACTGGGAC
This genomic window contains:
- the GNRH1 gene encoding progonadoliberin-1 isoform X1, with product MFLRMEPIPKLLAGLILLTLCVVGCSSQHWSYGLRPGGKRNADNLIDSFQEIAKEVNQPAEPQRFECTVHQPRSPLRDLKGALESLIEEETGQKKI
- the GNRH1 gene encoding progonadoliberin-1 isoform X2 codes for the protein MEPIPKLLAGLILLTLCVVGCSSQHWSYGLRPGGKRNADNLIDSFQEIAKEVNQPAEPQRFECTVHQPRSPLRDLKGALESLIEEETGQKKI